In the genome of Leishmania panamensis strain MHOM/PA/94/PSC-1 chromosome 17 sequence, one region contains:
- a CDS encoding hypothetical protein (TriTrypDB/GeneDB-style sysID: LpmP.17.1220) — translation MSLHDMPFLILNLGVEMVFVLNSRLHAQAVPSEQAASVLGDVGTDIFDPVFVDELFTPHPMYSSASVLQVFTALSNSSVMRLSENSMRKLYDLVYMTVKYQVFTLRHPLELLELTLNHLDAAQAILPAGVRQLVSAAEERVLRLASTLNVGDWASMRRSLLNFFTGRHARVSVLLDSKVQDVESGAFYIPRDTFLSPLPACKPPGLVYVAGFPQPGTFAHPDAHLPYPPHVPLGSWSPKRGAARMTNNGFDIYAAAAASFTPATAAGVASTAMNDPLTRQTCEMPIPKRSASDGTSAVTAFPSPATPPSSSLIAEERQSAYDAEVNYLAQLIGSTSRAHSAQEVELELFHDGAGSAGETTAATSVPFVAPKSTSNVTSSGGGAAVAPAVPVTRMTVSLVKDQNKKLLGIMSDFNSPKREDSGVAGGTAPATGGNTMNDLLDIMDEV, via the coding sequence ATGAGCTTGCATGATATGCCGTTCCTGATCCTCAATCTCGGGGTTGAGATGGTGTTTGTGCTGAACTCGCGCCTGCACGCGCAGGCGGTGCCGTCGGAGCAGGCGGCCAGCGTGTTGGGCGACGTTGGGACAGACATATTTGACCCAGTCTTTGTGGACGAGCTCTTCACCCCACACCCGATGTACTCGTCTGCATCAGTGCTGCAAGTCTTCACGGCCCTCTCGAACAGCAGCGTCATGCGTCTTAGTGAGAACTCGATGCGAAAGTTGTACGACCTCGTCTACATGACGGTCAAGTACCAAGTTTTTACTCTGCGCCACCCAttggagctgctggagctgacATTGAATCACCTCGACGCCGCGCAAGCGATTTTGCCGGCGGGGGTGCGACAGCTCGTTagcgcggcggaggagcgcgTACTACGGCTTGCCAGCACGCTTAACGTCGGCGACTGGGCGAGTATGAGACGGTCGCTGCTCAACTTCTTTACCGGTCGCCACGCACGGGTGTCCGTCCTCCTCGACAGCAAGGTGCAGGACGTAGAGAGTGGCGCCTTTTACATTCCTCGAGATACTTTTCTGTCTCCCTTGCCCGCCTGCAAACCTCCAGGGCTCGTCTATGTGGCGGGTTTCCCCCAGCCTGGCACGTTTGCCCACCCTGATGCACACCTTCCCTACCCTCCCCACGTGCCCCTTGGGTCGTGGAGTCCAAAGAGGGGTGCAGCGCGAATGACGAACAACGGCTTTGACATCtatgccgccgccgctgcgtcatTTACGCcggctactgctgctggcgttgCCTCTACCGCTATGAATGACCCGCTGACGAGACAGACGTGCGAGATGCCAATCCCGAAGAGGTCCGCTTCTGATGGCACCAGCGCGGTCACCGCCTTCCCCAGCCCTGCCACTCCACCGTCTTCTTCCCTTATCGCCGAGGAGCGACAAAGCGCCTACGACGCCGAGGTGAACTACCTCGCTCAGCTGATTGGGTCGACAAGCAGAGCTCACAGCGCACAGGAGGTGGAGCTCGAGTTATTTCACGATGGCGCTGGCAGTGCGGGTGAGAcgaccgctgccacctcagTGCCGTTTGTGGCCCCCAAGTCAACGTCGAACGTgaccagcagcggtggcggcgccgccgtagCGCCGGCGGTCCCGGTTACTCGCATGACAGTCTCTTTGGTTAAGGACCAGAACAAGAAGTTGTTGGGCATCATGAGTGACTTCAACTCTCCCAAGAGGGAAGACAGTGGTGTCGCTGGTGGTACTGCACCAGCCACCGGTGGCAACACCATGAACGATTTGCTCGACATCATGGACGAAGTGTGA